Part of the Rhodohalobacter sp. 614A genome is shown below.
ATGAACTTCATCGGTCACTAAAATTCATGGTGATTGAGATTTAACCTGATATTAAATGAGAAGTTTTGAGTCTCTCAGTTTCTTTTTTTAATCAAAAGTTACTCTTCTAACGTAGGGACAATGCGGTGTTTTGTTCCTTGTTCGTATGCATAGGCAATTTCAAGTAGTACGGGCTCACTCCAGGCACGCCCAAAAATGGAAAGTCCAACCGGCAGTCCTTCGATATTTCCCATAGGGACAGTGATGATTGGATATCCTGCTCTTGCAGATGGTGAGCTTGAAGAAAGTGAAAAATTGTCTCCCAAAATGAGATCGGTTTTCCAGGCTGGTGAACCGGTGGGAGAGATAATGGCATCGAGATTGTGTTCGTCCATCACACGATCAATTCCATTTTCCCTGCTTTCAGTAAGCATTCGTTCAAGTGCTTCTTTATACTCTTCTGAATCGAGATTTCCTTTTTCCGATGCGGAGATGATGAGGCTTCGATCAAACCGTTCGGTTTCGATAGATTCATTTTGTGTAAGCTCAGCCAGTTCTTCAATACTGGAAACCGGTGCATCTTCTCCAAGCGAGGCAAAATATTTATTCAATCCGTCTTTGAATTCATACAGAAGAACCTGGAAGGCATCTCCGCCAATATTTTCTTTTGAGATTTGGTCCATTTCAATTACAGTTGCGCCCTGTTCTTTAAAATAATTAACAGCCTCATTCATCAACGTATCCACCCGAAAATGATTTCCCATCGGGCCTGTGTAGAAGCCAATTCTCTTTCCCTCAAGCCCGGACTCATTTAAAAATCGGGTGTAATCTTCATACCGGTTTTCATCGCTGGTTTCAGTCAGTGCGTCATTTGGATCAGTTGCTGCTAAAGCTCCCAAGAGAATCGCAGCATCGCGTACGGTTCTTACCATAGGACCGGCGCTGTCTGTGTGATAAGAAATCGGGATAATTCCATCCCGGCTCCATAAACCCACAGTCGGTTTCAACCCAACAATTCCATTTGCATTCGACGGGCAAACAATCGATCCATTCGTTTCTGTTCCAATTGTGATTGTTGCCAGATTTGCAGAAGCAGCCACTCCGGAACCCGAACTGGAACCGCATGGATTCCGTGTTGTGTCATACGGATTATTTGTCTGTCCACCCAAACCGCTCCATCCACTTGAGGAGAAATCGCTGTGAAAATTGGCCCACTCACTCAGGTTTGCTTTTCCAAGAATGACGGCACCCTGTTCTCTGAGTTTTTGGACGATGAAAGCATCATTCGGCGGAATTGATCCTTCCATAAATCTTGATCCGGCTGTGGTTGGCATGTCGGCCGTATCGATATTGTCCTTCAAAATGATTGGAATTCCATGAAGTACACCTCTTGAATTGCCATTCTGTAATTCTTGATCAAGTTGTTCGGCTGTTGAAATGGCATCAGGATTTATATAAATGATGGAGTTCAACTCAGGACCTGATTGATCAATTTTTTCGATTCGGTCGAGGTAAGCCTGGACAACTTCCCTGATCGTGAATTCCCCATTTTCATATCCCGTCCGGAGTTCATTAATCGTGACTTCTTCAAACCGGAAATGTTCAGAAGCACGTTCGTTGGTTGGCTCGGATTGATTACATCCGAGAAGGATCATAAATAGAAGCGGAAAAACGATTTTGGTAACTTTCATAGAAATTGAAATGAGCTATATTGAATGGAATCAGATAGAAGAATATAGAAAAAACAGATGAAGCGAGAAGATTTCTATGAGCGGGTGTATGAGGTTGTTGCAGAAATTCCTGTTGGATGTGTAACCACATATGGTGCTATTGCCGGACACCTCGGTGTTCGTTCAGGTGCCAGAATGGTTGGATATGCACTGAATAATCTCATATCAAAAGAAGGAGAGCATTACCCTGCACATCGGGTGGTGAATCGACTTGGCCAGTTAACCGGTCGGGGTCATTTCCCCGACGATTCCATGAGGGAGCGACTTGAACAGGAGGGAGTGGAATTTACCGAAGATTATACGGTGGATATTGAGAAACATTTCTGGGATCCGGATGAGCATCTTCGATAAGAAAGTTATCTGATGGCCTGGATTTTTTCAATCAGCAGCGGTTAAGCGTGTTTCCTGTTTTTTGTAAAACTTGTGAACAATAGAAAACCAGCTAAACCGGCAATCATTAAACCGAT
Proteins encoded:
- a CDS encoding amidase; this encodes MKVTKIVFPLLFMILLGCNQSEPTNERASEHFRFEEVTINELRTGYENGEFTIREVVQAYLDRIEKIDQSGPELNSIIYINPDAISTAEQLDQELQNGNSRGVLHGIPIILKDNIDTADMPTTAGSRFMEGSIPPNDAFIVQKLREQGAVILGKANLSEWANFHSDFSSSGWSGLGGQTNNPYDTTRNPCGSSSGSGVAASANLATITIGTETNGSIVCPSNANGIVGLKPTVGLWSRDGIIPISYHTDSAGPMVRTVRDAAILLGALAATDPNDALTETSDENRYEDYTRFLNESGLEGKRIGFYTGPMGNHFRVDTLMNEAVNYFKEQGATVIEMDQISKENIGGDAFQVLLYEFKDGLNKYFASLGEDAPVSSIEELAELTQNESIETERFDRSLIISASEKGNLDSEEYKEALERMLTESRENGIDRVMDEHNLDAIISPTGSPAWKTDLILGDNFSLSSSSPSARAGYPIITVPMGNIEGLPVGLSIFGRAWSEPVLLEIAYAYEQGTKHRIVPTLEE
- a CDS encoding MGMT family protein, whose translation is MKREDFYERVYEVVAEIPVGCVTTYGAIAGHLGVRSGARMVGYALNNLISKEGEHYPAHRVVNRLGQLTGRGHFPDDSMRERLEQEGVEFTEDYTVDIEKHFWDPDEHLR